A single window of Puniceicoccus vermicola DNA harbors:
- a CDS encoding NAD-dependent epimerase/dehydratase family protein yields the protein MSTILLTGANGFLGQALLEDLTANHHVVTLCRQELPAGPNRSHYRGLFSSPDDLAQLDAHSIDAVVHLAAVTGGCSESDGMRVNVEGTRILMRSLIDQGCRKFVNASSIAVVGLESPDFCPLSLPVPDEHPCLDQHGYGFSKYLMEELTRYYSRQIPALDVINLRLAAIYPDEQPPPKVNSSKPTPWSIATLTQMSRSQAVSAFVRAVESPHRPGVRIINTTSRQSWTEGPTLELLRQWWGETSLLEPLESSENSHPALFDNSSLERELQLSL from the coding sequence ATGTCCACCATTCTCCTTACCGGCGCGAACGGATTCCTCGGACAAGCCCTCCTTGAGGACCTGACCGCAAACCACCACGTCGTTACCCTTTGTCGACAGGAACTGCCTGCAGGTCCCAACCGGTCACACTACCGAGGCCTGTTCTCCTCGCCCGACGATCTGGCCCAGCTGGACGCTCATTCCATCGACGCAGTTGTCCACCTCGCAGCCGTCACTGGCGGCTGTTCCGAAAGCGACGGGATGAGGGTGAATGTCGAAGGAACCCGCATTTTGATGCGTTCTTTGATCGATCAAGGTTGCCGCAAATTCGTGAACGCCAGCTCCATCGCCGTCGTCGGTCTCGAATCACCCGATTTCTGTCCCCTTTCCCTTCCCGTTCCTGACGAGCATCCCTGCCTCGATCAGCACGGGTACGGATTCTCCAAATACCTCATGGAGGAATTGACCCGCTATTATTCACGACAAATTCCCGCTCTCGACGTCATCAACCTGCGTCTGGCGGCCATCTACCCCGACGAGCAACCGCCACCGAAAGTCAATTCCTCAAAACCAACGCCTTGGTCGATCGCAACTCTAACCCAAATGAGTCGCTCACAAGCCGTCTCGGCCTTTGTCCGAGCAGTCGAATCCCCTCACCGTCCGGGCGTGAGAATCATCAATACGACCAGCCGACAATCTTGGACGGAAGGCCCCACTCTAGAACTCTTACGCCAATGGTGGGGAGAAACCTCTCTCCTTGAGCCCTTGGAAAGTTCAGAAAACAGTCATCCAGCCCTCTTCGACAACTCCTCATTGGAAAGAGAACTTCAATTGTCCCTATAG
- a CDS encoding zinc-dependent alcohol dehydrogenase yields MKAKALITSAHQKFSLESVELPDPQDNEVLVKTAYSGVSVGTEFALIRNKINWGPYPLITGYMSTGEVESVGSTVTEVKPGDKVFLRMSKARAKRSDGSECSPVAGLHCSHAISEVGGTHGLWKLPENCDLETSSMFVMPAVGYKSVDTSAPQMGETVAVLGCGLIGLGVIAAASMRGCRVIAIDVDPAQLSLAKRFGADITIDSKQQSISEVIKSYCPDGADLVYESTGIPALIQPAIELCRVDGKFIWQGNYGDAPFDFSFIPAHTRRLQMFFPCDEGYLPSRLTVLKHMASGILPWQDTVTHRISPEEAPEVYRSILDGDTSYKGTILNWN; encoded by the coding sequence ATGAAAGCCAAAGCCCTCATTACTTCTGCCCATCAAAAATTCTCACTGGAATCCGTTGAACTTCCCGATCCTCAGGACAATGAAGTCTTAGTCAAAACCGCCTATTCCGGAGTCAGCGTGGGAACCGAGTTCGCCCTCATCCGGAACAAAATCAATTGGGGCCCCTATCCCCTCATCACCGGCTACATGTCGACCGGCGAAGTGGAATCCGTCGGCTCGACCGTAACCGAGGTAAAACCGGGCGACAAGGTGTTCCTCCGCATGAGTAAAGCTCGGGCGAAGCGAAGCGATGGCTCAGAGTGCAGTCCCGTCGCGGGTCTCCACTGCTCACACGCCATCAGCGAAGTCGGGGGCACCCATGGACTCTGGAAGCTGCCCGAGAACTGCGACCTGGAAACCAGCAGCATGTTCGTCATGCCCGCAGTCGGCTACAAGTCAGTCGACACCTCCGCCCCGCAAATGGGCGAGACCGTTGCCGTCCTCGGCTGCGGACTGATCGGCCTCGGAGTCATTGCTGCGGCCTCCATGCGAGGTTGCCGGGTCATCGCGATCGATGTTGATCCCGCCCAACTCTCCCTCGCCAAGCGCTTCGGTGCCGACATCACTATCGACTCGAAGCAACAAAGCATATCGGAGGTCATCAAGAGTTACTGCCCGGACGGTGCCGATCTCGTCTACGAATCGACCGGGATCCCCGCTCTGATCCAGCCAGCGATAGAGCTCTGCCGCGTAGACGGTAAATTCATCTGGCAAGGCAACTATGGGGATGCCCCTTTCGACTTTTCCTTCATTCCCGCCCATACTCGCCGCCTGCAGATGTTTTTCCCCTGCGATGAAGGCTATCTCCCCAGCCGACTGACGGTCTTGAAGCACATGGCGAGCGGAATTCTTCCCTGGCAGGATACGGTCACCCATCGCATCTCCCCCGAGGAAGCTCCGGAAGTCTACCGAAGTATACTGGACGGAGACACGAGCTACAAAGGAACCATTCTAAACTGGAACTAA
- a CDS encoding AraC family transcriptional regulator produces the protein MDRSWLNKICPVPSPAPPDFTRKSLCGCEEHSRGWVEARRVIYDHELILIESGEFDLECEDRLVKLEALQFFIVPPGVWHSTSCRLPGRRHFLHFDWEWVRVREGSPVMTFFPAHPQTDFLRRAPERIPSGWIEGKIEEPERVFALLDRLRGMLDSRQSHEMIAARGVLLELLLRLLDENPRVQQRVRHSEELAYRMRACLDRMVSTPSGEQAVCAALEALGFSYAHLSRVFRQQYGVTPVGYLHSMRIERAKQLLKQTDLKVFAVASSVGYADSVYFSRLFKRHTGISPARFRSTRASILPEV, from the coding sequence ATGGATCGAAGCTGGCTGAATAAAATCTGTCCGGTGCCGAGTCCCGCCCCTCCGGATTTCACGAGGAAGAGTCTTTGTGGATGTGAGGAGCATTCCCGCGGTTGGGTGGAGGCCCGTCGGGTCATTTACGACCATGAGTTGATCCTGATTGAGAGCGGGGAGTTCGACCTCGAGTGCGAGGATCGACTGGTCAAACTTGAGGCGCTTCAGTTCTTCATCGTCCCGCCGGGCGTATGGCATTCCACCTCCTGTCGCTTGCCGGGAAGGAGGCATTTTCTCCATTTTGATTGGGAGTGGGTGCGGGTGCGGGAAGGGTCTCCGGTGATGACCTTTTTTCCGGCGCATCCGCAGACGGATTTCTTGCGGCGGGCTCCGGAGAGGATTCCCTCTGGATGGATCGAGGGAAAGATCGAGGAGCCGGAGAGGGTGTTTGCTTTGTTGGATCGACTGCGAGGGATGCTCGATTCGAGGCAATCTCATGAAATGATCGCGGCTCGGGGCGTATTGTTGGAATTGCTCCTACGTTTGCTCGATGAGAATCCGCGGGTTCAGCAGCGGGTCCGTCACTCCGAGGAGTTGGCATATCGGATGCGAGCGTGTCTCGATAGGATGGTATCCACTCCGTCGGGGGAGCAGGCTGTTTGTGCGGCTCTGGAGGCGCTCGGGTTTTCCTACGCGCACCTGTCGCGGGTATTTCGCCAGCAGTATGGAGTGACGCCGGTGGGTTATTTGCACAGTATGCGGATTGAGCGGGCCAAACAGTTGCTGAAGCAAACGGATCTAAAAGTTTTCGCAGTGGCCTCCAGCGTTGGATATGCGGATTCGGTCTACTTTTCGCGATTGTTCAAGCGTCATACCGGGATCAGTCCGGCCCGCTTTCGGTCGACCCGGGCCTCCATCCTTCCGGAGGTCTAA
- a CDS encoding LacI family DNA-binding transcriptional regulator codes for MAEKPPQKIESTADLARYLNMSQWSVSRAINGHKGVSEETRKRVLDAMVECDFQPNMHARSLRGQTSKLIGVCFWNFSMPIVNAKLTELQRVLRGYGFRYLFETTMGEEEREISVIRDFQRFGVDGIVNINSILKAPDLDELLSTVPSVLVEPVHRETGKTPKVSVDRSRAMREIIHHLYELLFPRKSGQFSAS; via the coding sequence ATGGCGGAAAAACCCCCACAGAAAATTGAATCAACGGCGGATTTGGCCCGCTATCTCAACATGTCCCAATGGTCGGTCTCCCGGGCGATCAACGGACATAAAGGGGTCAGCGAGGAGACGCGTAAACGGGTGCTGGACGCGATGGTGGAGTGTGACTTCCAGCCCAATATGCATGCCAGGAGTCTACGGGGCCAGACCTCGAAGCTGATCGGCGTATGCTTCTGGAATTTCAGTATGCCGATTGTGAATGCGAAGTTGACGGAACTGCAACGCGTGCTCAGGGGATATGGTTTCCGCTACCTCTTCGAAACCACGATGGGCGAAGAGGAGAGGGAGATCAGCGTCATTCGGGATTTTCAACGTTTCGGAGTGGATGGCATCGTGAACATTAATTCGATTCTGAAAGCCCCGGATTTGGACGAACTCCTTTCGACGGTACCCAGTGTGTTGGTCGAACCCGTGCACCGGGAAACCGGAAAGACTCCCAAAGTCTCGGTCGACCGGAGTCGGGCGATGAGGGAGATTATTCATCATCTTTACGAACTGCTCTTCCCCCGAAAAAGTGGACAGTTTTCGGCTAGTTAA